One stretch of Chryseobacterium indologenes DNA includes these proteins:
- a CDS encoding DUF3347 domain-containing protein, which produces MKNIFFSIIALATVVAITVSCNQSSSKNSDKTANDSTVVSDAQNVPSSTQNDTATSTAPVDTLAKAAEKSDVKKQTQNFSIAPIITDYLSLKNALASDNDKAAANAGKQLFITLKNVDMKTIPANKHKEYMDIAENAKENAEHIGDNAGKIDHQREHLASLSKDVSDLIALFGTTQKLYQDYCPMYNDGKGAIWISEAKTIKNPYYGSKMLTCGSVKKEF; this is translated from the coding sequence ATGAAAAATATATTTTTCTCCATCATCGCACTGGCTACGGTTGTAGCAATAACCGTTTCCTGCAATCAGTCTTCCAGTAAAAACAGCGACAAAACAGCCAATGATAGTACAGTGGTGTCTGACGCTCAAAATGTGCCATCATCAACACAAAATGATACGGCAACTTCTACTGCTCCAGTTGATACATTAGCTAAAGCTGCAGAAAAATCAGATGTAAAAAAGCAGACGCAAAACTTCTCTATTGCACCCATAATTACCGATTATCTGTCATTAAAAAACGCCCTTGCTTCAGACAATGACAAAGCTGCTGCCAATGCAGGCAAACAGTTGTTCATTACCTTGAAAAATGTAGATATGAAAACCATACCTGCAAACAAACATAAGGAGTATATGGATATTGCAGAAAATGCAAAAGAAAACGCAGAGCATATTGGCGACAATGCCGGAAAGATAGACCACCAAAGAGAGCATTTAGCATCATTAAGCAAAGATGTTTCCGACCTTATAGCATTGTTCGGAACTACCCAAAAATTGTATCAAGATTATTGCCCGATGTACAATGATGGCAAAGGTGCTATTTGGATTAGTGAAGCAAAGACAATCAAAAATCCTTACTATGGTAGTAAGATGCTTACCTGCGGTTCTGTAAAAAAAGAATTTTAG
- a CDS encoding heme-binding domain-containing protein, producing MKKVLKIILATVLFIFIAIQFYQPALNVDKGQVYTTDFTQVYKMPIEIKAMFQTSCYDCHSNNTNYVWYDYVQPARTLVGTHIKNAKEDLNFNEWGTYSNRKQERLLNSIKEQIETKQMPLSSYTLMHKNAKLNNEQIKTLINWLKEQE from the coding sequence ATGAAGAAAGTATTAAAGATAATTTTAGCAACAGTGCTGTTTATTTTTATTGCAATCCAATTTTATCAGCCTGCCCTTAATGTAGATAAAGGGCAGGTTTACACAACCGATTTTACACAAGTCTATAAAATGCCTATTGAAATAAAAGCGATGTTTCAAACGTCTTGCTACGATTGTCATAGCAACAATACCAATTATGTTTGGTACGACTATGTACAGCCTGCAAGAACATTGGTAGGAACCCATATCAAAAATGCAAAAGAAGATTTGAATTTCAATGAATGGGGTACATACTCAAATAGAAAGCAGGAAAGATTACTAAACTCAATTAAAGAACAAATAGAAACGAAGCAAATGCCTCTGTCCTCATATACACTGATGCACAAAAATGCAAAATTGAATAATGAGCAAATCAAAACATTAATCAATTGGCTAAAAGAACAGGAATGA
- a CDS encoding multicopper oxidase family protein codes for MNIPINSKIRLLQAVFILLCSQSLFAQKVVHYDLYVKDTLVNYAGKTKRAIAVNGQIPMPTLTFTEGDTAEIVVHNQLKESTSLHWHGVFLPNKEDGVPWLTQKPIEAGATYTYRFPIIQHGTHWYHSHSGLQEQIGMYGSFVMKKRDDDKTFRKGIDDLPTVPIILSEWTNYNPNNINRMLHNANDWAAIKKGATQSYAEAIREGHFKTKLTNEWKRMLAMDVSDVYYDKILINGNHTTDLKTVDGKILKAGDKVRLRVSNGGASSYFWLRYAGGKITVVANDGNDVEPVEVDRLIIGVSETYDVVVTIPEEGVSYEFLATTEDRTQSASYFLGNGIKQLISPLPKLKYFEGMKMMNDMMKMNGDLDDMGMKMSLNQMDMNVVMYPEITGEANQKQDHSQHNMNMDNDPNRYNANALGEIKTLNYAMLQSPYNTSLPKDAPVKELKFTLTGNMNRYVWSMDNKILSEVDKIPVKKGEILRITIYNNSMMRHPMHLHGFDFRVINRKGEKSPLKNVLDIMPMETDTIEFLANEEGDWFFHCHILYHMMSGMNRVFAVDDYKNPNLPNKKQAYNKLQRESNMPHFMAQNDFATNGNDGEAMFQNARWSLGTEWRLGYNDMHGYEVETHLGRYIGKMQWFMPFIGFDWRYRKMGIDEHETNLFGQKNEKDTRRAFSLGFMYTLPMLVNFQAEVYHDGIVRLSLMREDIPISKRLRAGFMVNTDMEYMADLKYIINKNIGIRTHYDSDMGLGIGLSLNY; via the coding sequence ATGAATATACCCATAAATAGTAAAATAAGGTTGCTGCAAGCAGTATTTATACTGTTATGTTCGCAATCCCTATTTGCACAGAAAGTAGTGCATTACGACTTGTATGTAAAAGATACGCTTGTCAACTATGCAGGAAAAACAAAAAGAGCCATTGCCGTAAATGGGCAAATACCTATGCCCACGCTCACATTTACAGAGGGCGACACTGCCGAGATTGTAGTGCATAACCAGTTAAAAGAAAGTACATCACTGCATTGGCACGGCGTATTTTTGCCCAACAAAGAGGACGGTGTGCCCTGGCTTACACAAAAGCCTATTGAAGCCGGAGCAACATACACCTATCGTTTTCCAATTATCCAACACGGAACGCACTGGTATCATTCCCATTCAGGTTTGCAGGAACAGATTGGAATGTATGGCAGTTTTGTAATGAAAAAGCGGGATGACGACAAAACCTTTAGAAAGGGCATTGATGATTTGCCTACCGTACCCATTATTTTAAGCGAATGGACAAATTATAACCCCAACAACATTAACCGAATGTTGCACAACGCCAATGATTGGGCAGCTATCAAAAAAGGTGCAACACAATCTTATGCAGAAGCTATTAGAGAAGGGCATTTCAAAACCAAATTAACCAACGAATGGAAACGTATGTTGGCAATGGACGTAAGCGATGTGTATTATGACAAAATATTAATTAACGGAAATCATACTACCGATTTAAAAACCGTTGACGGCAAAATACTAAAAGCAGGTGATAAAGTAAGGTTAAGAGTTTCAAATGGTGGCGCATCCTCTTACTTTTGGTTACGGTATGCCGGAGGTAAAATTACCGTAGTAGCCAATGATGGTAACGATGTAGAACCTGTTGAAGTAGATAGGTTAATTATAGGAGTTTCTGAAACATACGATGTCGTTGTAACAATCCCCGAAGAAGGTGTTTCTTATGAATTTTTAGCCACTACTGAAGACCGAACACAATCAGCCAGTTATTTTTTAGGTAATGGTATCAAACAATTAATTTCCCCACTGCCCAAATTAAAATATTTTGAAGGGATGAAGATGATGAACGATATGATGAAGATGAATGGTGATTTGGACGATATGGGAATGAAAATGAGCCTGAACCAAATGGATATGAACGTGGTAATGTATCCCGAAATTACAGGAGAAGCCAATCAAAAGCAAGACCATAGCCAACACAATATGAATATGGATAACGACCCCAATCGTTACAATGCAAATGCTTTAGGAGAAATTAAAACCCTAAACTATGCAATGTTGCAATCGCCCTACAATACTTCACTTCCCAAAGATGCACCCGTAAAAGAACTAAAATTTACACTTACCGGAAATATGAACCGCTATGTGTGGAGTATGGATAACAAAATTCTTTCAGAAGTTGATAAAATTCCTGTAAAGAAAGGAGAAATTTTACGCATCACCATTTACAATAACTCAATGATGCGACACCCAATGCACCTGCACGGTTTCGACTTTAGAGTAATTAATAGAAAAGGCGAAAAATCACCACTGAAAAATGTGTTAGATATAATGCCAATGGAAACAGATACCATTGAATTTTTGGCAAACGAAGAAGGAGATTGGTTTTTCCATTGCCATATCCTATATCATATGATGTCGGGGATGAACAGGGTTTTTGCTGTGGATGACTATAAAAATCCAAACTTACCCAACAAGAAACAAGCATACAATAAATTACAGAGAGAGAGCAATATGCCACATTTTATGGCACAGAACGATTTTGCAACCAATGGTAATGATGGCGAGGCAATGTTTCAAAATGCAAGATGGAGTTTAGGCACAGAATGGCGTTTAGGTTACAATGATATGCACGGTTACGAAGTAGAAACACATTTAGGAAGATACATCGGAAAAATGCAGTGGTTTATGCCATTTATAGGCTTTGACTGGCGTTACCGTAAAATGGGAATAGATGAACACGAAACCAATTTATTCGGGCAGAAAAACGAAAAAGATACACGTAGAGCCTTTAGTTTAGGTTTTATGTACACCTTGCCAATGTTAGTCAATTTTCAGGCAGAAGTATATCACGATGGTATCGTTCGCCTGTCTTTAATGCGAGAAGATATACCAATTTCAAAAAGATTAAGAGCTGGTTTTATGGTCAATACCGATATGGAATATATGGCAGACTTGAAGTATATCATCAATAAGAATATAGGTATTCGTACACACTATGATAGTGATATGGGCTTGGGTATAGGGCTGTCACTAAATTATTAA
- a CDS encoding ORF6N domain-containing protein, translating into MENKLSIIPKEIRNLIYTIRGKQVMLDSDLAALYQVETKNLNKAVKRNIERFPVSFCFQLTEEEIENLRFQIGTSSLNYGGRRYLPYVFTEQGVAMASAILRSDIAVKMSVEIMNAFVEMRKMLISNASLFHRLDNIELKQLEADQKFEEIFKALESDKLYSEKGIFYNGQVFDAYAFVSDIIRSAKSSIILLDNYVDDTVLTLLGKRKTTVTATILTKSISNQLRLDLQRYNSQYPPIDIEVFSDAHDRFLIIDHSELYHIGASLKDLGKNWFAFSRMDIELGRVLQILNK; encoded by the coding sequence ATTGAAAATAAACTGTCAATCATACCCAAAGAAATCAGAAACCTGATTTATACTATCCGGGGCAAACAGGTAATGTTGGATAGCGACCTCGCTGCCTTATATCAGGTAGAAACAAAGAACCTGAACAAAGCCGTAAAAAGAAATATTGAGCGTTTTCCAGTATCATTCTGTTTTCAACTGACCGAAGAGGAAATTGAAAACTTGAGGTTCCAAATTGGAACCTCAAGTTTAAACTACGGCGGCAGACGTTATTTGCCCTATGTTTTTACCGAACAGGGCGTTGCAATGGCATCTGCCATACTCCGTTCTGATATAGCCGTTAAAATGAGTGTGGAAATAATGAATGCTTTTGTTGAAATGCGAAAAATGCTCATTAGCAACGCTTCTTTGTTCCATCGTTTGGATAATATCGAATTAAAGCAACTGGAAGCCGACCAAAAATTTGAAGAGATTTTTAAGGCTTTGGAAAGCGACAAGCTGTACAGCGAGAAAGGTATTTTCTACAATGGGCAGGTATTTGATGCCTACGCCTTTGTTTCCGATATTATCCGAAGTGCCAAAAGCTCAATTATCTTGCTTGATAATTATGTGGATGATACGGTGCTTACTTTGTTGGGTAAGCGTAAGACTACTGTAACCGCTACAATCCTTACCAAAAGCATCAGTAATCAGCTACGATTAGATTTACAACGCTACAATAGCCAATATCCTCCGATAGACATTGAAGTGTTTTCTGATGCCCACGACCGTTTTTTGATTATTGACCATTCAGAACTCTACCATATCGGGGCATCGCTCAAAGACCTGGGCAAAAATTGGTTTGCCTTTTCAAGAATGGATATTGAACTTGGTAGAGTTTTGCAGATTTTAAACAAGTAA